TATAAGATAGAAGGATTACATTAAGTTTTAAGTATCATGAAGTTCAATATTATTTGAAGGatgtcattcatttttttatattgctctGTTTCCTACAGATGTGGGCATGTGCTCTAGGTCACATGGAGTCTGCCCTTCTCCTGTACCGCTGGCGACCCCACTGCTTGAAGATGAGTGACTCCCTCGGTCGCCTTCCCCTGGATGTCGCAAAGTCTCGAGGGCACACCTCCCTTGCAGAGTCCTTGATGCAACTTGGTCAAGAAGAACCTCACCTTTGGCCACCTCTTGGTGCTTCCCCATCCCCCAAGAGTGATCCCATACAGATACCACGAAGCGGACGCAATACCCTTCCTGCATTCATGGTGTCATCACCAGCCACCAACACACCAAGTTCATCCCTTTCCGATGACTCTGCACCTATCTTTGAAGCGCAGTCACCGTCTTCAGGCTGCCTGTCGAATCTCTCGGTGAGTCCTGTCTCTCAGGGGCTGGTGACACCCAACACAGGAGTCTCTCCGCAGATATCACCCAGGCTGCAAGATCTGCCAGGGACGTCGTCAGGGTCGCTTGGCAACATGCTCAACGTCCAACCGGGATTTCTTCGTAGGGACAGCGGGGTGAGCCTGAAGTCCACCAgtcctcatcaccaccacacaCAAAGCCACGCCCACCATCTGTCATCCAGCCCTCAGCCTCCTGCAGGAGCAAGCCCCATGCCTATCCCGCCTCCCATATCCCAAGCGACCCTCAAGGCATTCCTGAGTGGGAGCCAGATCCTGGGTAACCTGGACCCTGCGGAGATGATGGGGCTCCCTCCATTGGGAGACAAGGAGCACGCTGACCAGAAGGAGATGTGGGAGAGCTTTGTCAAGGAGCTCCAAGTTGCGGCTCAGCAACAGGAGGAAGATCATGGAGATCTAGAGGATGTGGAGGATGAACAACGCTGTGATTCTCCCATGCAGACGGATGACTACATGCCTCTTCTCCTACCAAGGGCTGCTGCTGGAAACAAGGTATGTTATAATTCACTAGCCAGAGTCATTCCCTTTTCAAGATTGTTACTGTTCATTGAGGAGCAAGCATTATTTTAGCCCTTACTGATCTAACTGCTGGATGCTAATTTTGTTAAGCTTGACAGCTTATTACAGTTTGTTTTTCGGTATCCACTGTTTCTTTCTATTTGTTAGGATTCTGTTCATTCTGTGATTATACAATGATGGTTGCATGTTGAGAAGCTTCAGTATGTCTGAATTTAATTCTATTTTCTGAATTTGCAGTACCAAACGATCGTTCATTATTTATTGAATGGACAAGGAATTCAGTGAAATAAGCTTCAAGTTTATTTTGAGTGTTTTGTCCCTATACAACAATTATAATATTTGGTTGCCAAATTTTATAAATCTCTTGCAGTTTGTTACAAGAGCCCTGGAGGGTGTTTCATCaagctgtttgtaaattacAAATGGCTTTACAGACGACTGATGATCCTTGAGGTAAATTCTGcacaccaaattttcatttgtgtAGATTTAACTCCTCAGAAAATATCACTAGTCATTCGTAAAGTCACTCATAACTTACGTAccggctttatgaaacacccaccagggggtcgtttcataaagctgtttgtaagttaaagagtgactttaagaacgactggtggtcCTTTCTTACGCGATAAACCATCAtttatggtgtataccatttaccatttaaaaaggatcaccagtcgttcttaaattcACTCTTAAAACtttcgaacagctttatggaacgGCCCCCAGGTTAAAGATTTACTGTTGGGACTGGTGGTATGTAAAGTCATACAAACAGATTCATGAAACATCCCTTTGTGCATCACCAACCACTTCCTGTTCCCTCATTCAGGAGCAATATCTGTCTCTGGCGGAGCACATCCTGGATGCTCTACCAGAGCGCATCAAGCTGGAGGGCTCCAGGGGTAGTGTAGCAGGATCCCAGGTGGAGACAGAAGGACCCCATGTCCAGGTGGACCAGGAGTCCTTACATGACTCTATCAGCTCCATCGCAAGTCCCTTCTCGAGCCCAGGAGGTGTGGAGGACACTCTTTATAGGTGAGATATTGTGTAGaggttgatttattttttaaactgaagcttttatttcaaaggaaaactGCTCATGATCATAATTAGAGTTTGACAGAAACTGGCTCAAACTATTGGTAAATGGAGAATTGCATCTAAATCCCAGTGCACACTTCGCGATGCAATTGCAAGAAGCGGCCAACCGCATTCTCGGTGTAATCGCATCACAGGCCAGCACAAACATTACAGCTCTGCAATGCGTTGCACCTCCATGGAACCTTCTTTTCGTGTGTAGGTTCTCTGTCTTGTCTGCCTAGGACAAATCTGTTCAGCTCAAATTGTCAAAATCAGAGAATTGCAGGAagatttgacatgtcaaattTCTGAGATTTGGTCTGCGATTCTTCAACAAATTGGATTGAAGTTGAATTGCATTGCATTGCAAGGTGGTGCACACTCttgcccgaattcacaaagctggtttttaaaacccacaattgagtccatggtttatgc
This window of the Lytechinus variegatus isolate NC3 chromosome 14, Lvar_3.0, whole genome shotgun sequence genome carries:
- the LOC121427229 gene encoding calmodulin-binding transcription activator 2-like; the encoded protein is MAILERLEQMEQRLSNTGNQGRSQPPGGTSQSSSFEDRVVSICQDLMRQRPPTSVPQIQTVSRPDHGMTLLHLAAALGFSRLISTLFLWRRDHNSIVAELELDPMNMDNASCTPLMWACALGHMESALLLYRWRPHCLKMSDSLGRLPLDVAKSRGHTSLAESLMQLGQEEPHLWPPLGASPSPKSDPIQIPRSGRNTLPAFMVSSPATNTPSSSLSDDSAPIFEAQSPSSGCLSNLSVSPVSQGLVTPNTGVSPQISPRLQDLPGTSSGSLGNMLNVQPGFLRRDSGVSLKSTSPHHHHTQSHAHHLSSSPQPPAGASPMPIPPPISQATLKAFLSGSQILGNLDPAEMMGLPPLGDKEHADQKEMWESFVKELQVAAQQQEEDHGDLEDVEDEQRCDSPMQTDDYMPLLLPRAAAGNKEQYLSLAEHILDALPERIKLEGSRGSVAGSQVETEGPHVQVDQESLHDSISSIASPFSSPGGVEDTLYRTGIDSSPASSYSGAESSCRTSSSPSNISFDEDFPPADWSDFLQGSGHALQWAFSILTLSDEEQRQLYKAAIVIQNAFRQYKGRQQQKQQELEAAVIIQSYYRRYKEYFHYKSMSEAARVIQNKFRSFQSYRQFQRSRRAAIIIQNSYRTYRAQEQFRKSRDAAILIQQRFRDKRKARMKREQEAARKIQRFLRRYHNRVMNQKKRQGNRMKQVTT